In Girardinichthys multiradiatus isolate DD_20200921_A chromosome 18, DD_fGirMul_XY1, whole genome shotgun sequence, a single window of DNA contains:
- the c1qtnf5 gene encoding complement C1q tumor necrosis factor-related protein 5 has protein sequence MTSLSLFPLLYCLIVLQVCFSSQLEDNKIPPSLCTGHPGTPGSPGIHGSPGQPGRDGRDGRDAAPGEKGQKGDRGDTGETGVRGLTGDKGYPGEKGDRGQPGECAVAPKSAFSVKLSQSHTFPLNVGDAVLFDTIILNEQGDYNTATGRFTCKVPGVYYFAVHATVYRASLQFDLMKNGHAVASYFQFYGNWPKPASLSGGSLLHLIPGDQVWVQIALSEYNGFYSSTKTDSTFTGFLVYSDWKNSAVFA, from the exons ATGACCTCACTCAGCCTGTTCCCCTTGTTATATTGCCTCATCGTCCTACAAGTCTGTTTTTCCAGCCAGTTGGAAGACAACAAGATCCCTCCCAGTCTGTGCACTGGCCACCCTGGCACCCCGGGCTCTCCTGGGATTCATGGCAGTCCTGGTCAGCCAgggagagatggaagagatggGAGGGATGCAGCTCCGGGAGAGAAAGGGCAGAAGGGGGACAGGGGAGATACAG gTGAGACAGGAGTGCGAGGACTGACTGGAGACAAAGGTTACCCTGGAGAAAAAGGGGATAGAGGCCAGCCTGGAGAGTGTGCAGTGGCTCCTAAATCAGCTTTCAGTGTCAAACTGTCTCAGAGCCACACTTTTCCCCTAAATGTTGGCGATGCAGTCCTCTTTGACACAATAATCCTTAATGAACAGGGGGATTACAACACAGCGACAGGACGCTTCACCTGCAAGGTCCCTGGAGTCTACTACTTTGCAGTCCATGCCACCGTGTACCGCGCCAGCCTGCAGTTTGACCTGATGAAGAACGGACACGCGGTGGCATCTTACTTCCAGTTTTATGGTAACTGGCCCAAACCGGCATCTTTGTCTGGCGGCTCCCTGCTTCACCTGATCCCTGGTGACCAGGTGTGGGTCCAGATAGCCCTTTCAGAGTACAATGGGTTTTACTCCAGCACCAAGACTGACAGCACCTTCACTGGCTTCCTGGTCTACTCAGACTGGAAAAACTCTGCTGTTTTTGCATGA
- the rnf26 gene encoding E3 ubiquitin-protein ligase RNF26, with protein sequence MGLVNVVISSAGKCLDVAGLLLDLNFLVVHTVVRTLLAIIAFITNLPTLIINLLLQLGNLTLFSTVYMAETTSNLAHGAVTLLGSVVLALEGLLESLKMVGYLSMHVLLRCKEHLCRGLVSVLEGCGIAVSLVVYLTNTVVNFALIATQNLYLAAVGVWQTVSSPLQKVLELTLTFFTFLYSSLAGTSAFLWSPCKLLLDFIASLVHMFISIFILNIYGLLLTVTIALMTTAYLNPRLSRQAAVHILVYVNSFPALRRLYRTLWRLSSAPWTSPDSLQRNMQHLRRRLQHLYLLERRFWRQLSHHSSLLGLVLRTMFHRNNANRVRGDGDTGEERRDPPDGRAGDGAHQEMLDLPSSSDGSLKTSPSLGKDGKLLPAESLLTLLKEQEERKKCVICQDCTKTVVLLPCRHLCLCRGCTNILLRQPIYQQNCPLCRQMILNTMDVYL encoded by the coding sequence ATGGGGTTGGTGAACGTTGTGATTTCCAGTGCTGGGAAATGCCTGGATGTTGCCGGTTTACTGTTGGACCTGAACTTCCTGGTCGTTCACACCGTGGTGAGGACTCTCCTGGCGATCATCGCCTTCATCACCAACCTGCCCACCCTGATCATtaacctgctgctgcagctggggAACCTCACCCTGTTCTCCACCGTGTACATGGCAGAGACAACATCAAACCTGGCCCACGGGGCGGTCACCCTGCTGGGCAGCGTGGTGCTGGCTCTGGAGGGGCTCCTGGAGAGTCTGAAGATGGTGGGCTACCTATCGATGCACGTCCTGCTACGTTGCAAGGAGCACCTGTGCAGGGGTCTGGTGTCTGTCTTGGAGGGCTGTGGCATCGCTGTCAGCCTGGTAGTTTATTTAACGAACACAGTGGTGAACTTTGCACTAATCGCCACCCAGAACCTCTACCTTGCAGCTGTGGGTGTGTGGCAGACGGTGTCCAGCCCGCTGCAGAAGGTGCTGGAGCTCACCCTGACCTTCTTCACCTTCCTGTACAGCAGCCTGGCCGGAACGTCGGCGTTTCTGTGGTCTCCCTGTAAGCTGCTTCTGGATTTTATTGCCTCCCTTGTCCACATGTTCATCTCTATCTTCATCCTGAACATCTATGGCCTTCTGCTTACCGTCACCATTGCCCTGATGACCACCGCCTACCTGAACCCCAGACTGAGCCGACAAGCAGCTGTGCACATTTTGGTTTATGTGAACTCCTTTCCGGCTCTGCGAAGACTGTATCGGACTCTCTGGCGGCTCTCCTCAGCCCCGTGGACCAGCCCAGATTCTCTACAGCGTAATATGCAGCATCTGCGGAGGAGGCTTCAACATCTCTACCTGCTGGAGAGAAGATTTTGGCGGCAGTTGTCTCATCACAGCAGCCTGCTGGGCCTGGTGCTGCGGACAATGTTCCATAGGAACAATGCCAACAGAGTGAGAGGTGACGGCGACACTGGAGAGGAGCGACGGGACCCACCAGATGGAAGAGCAGGAGATGGAGCCCACCAGGAGATGCTGGATTTACCTTCAAGTTCTGATGGATCACTAAAGACGTCTCCATCTTTAGGCAAAGATGGTAAACTTCTGCCTGCTGAAAGTCTGCTTACTCTGTTAAAAGAGCAGGAGGAGAGGAAAAAGTGTGTTATCTGTCAGGACTGCACTAAGACAGTGGTGCTGCTGCCGTGCAGACACCTCTGCTTGTGTAGAGGCTGCACCAACATCCTTCTGAGGCAGCCCATCTACCAGCAGAACTGCCCTCTGTGCCGTCAGATGATCCTGAACACCATGGACGTTTATCTCTGA